GATGTTTATGTAGGAAATTATTGGAGAAGGATGTGGGGAGAGGCAAGTATGCAGGAGGACTGCAAGTGATGTTATCATGTACAGATGTCAAAATAGAACAGGTAAGCTTAGTTGCTTCTGTGAAATTTTGTGAATATAGACAGATGCTCAAACACAAATAGAGTGAAATGGAAATCAAAAGCACAATGATTACAGTTGCTACTCATGTATAAGTGGATATTTAGTTACCTAAAAATCCAATGCCTAGCTGTGTTGTAAATAGTCATTGTATACACAACAAATAATATAGCTTGTGAGTTGCTATTGTTTATTGCTAGGCTTAATGTCCACTAATGAACTAAagtagactgctctattagagcatgtgactgctctattagtgtatttgCATTTCAGAGATGTATCAAAAAGATTATGTATCACACTGCAGGAAAAAGTTATAAATTATTAATCCTAGAGCTCATCAGATTGTTCCAGAATATTCCCTAGTTCCTAATTATTTGCACTACCTTTTGTTCCTAAAATTATTCCAGCAAAATAGATGCATGTCTAGTTATTACAACCACAAGTGCAAATTATTGTAATAATGGAATCATAACAATTTTGGTGTCTCAATTAtgctatatatacatatatatattcttctaacaaaagttcataatatttcTATTGGGGGATCTTAGGCTATAACCTGTGCATACAGGGAGGGTCAGAATAGAATGGATGGATTCTCAGTGTTGGAATTCATAAAGTGGTATATTGGGGGTAAGCTACTAACCATTGTAAAccacatacataatatatagtgGTACAATAAACGTAAGCAGTACTCCTGGTATATTTTTAGACATGACCTTTGTTTTTGGTACCAAGTTAAAAGTGACACTTCAACTGTGAAAGTTTTCTGCAAATTTCTGGTAATAATAATTAGTCAGATACAAAGTATTATTGAAAATTTCCATGTCTTAGACATACCACATTGCACCACACTTGCTGAGCAGTAGATGAGAGTTATTCTGAATGAGACTGATGTCAGTTTTCAGTAGGTGCTCATCTTCCCCGAAAATTATTTTCTACATGCAATAATTCATCTCACATTCTATGTACTCTTCCATCTTAACATGATTAATATTATGACCAGCAGGTTTTAAACACATATAGTATAACTGTTAATAAAGATTATAGCAATCAATTATTGTAGTAGATCAAGCAACTTTTAATGAAACTTAGGCACATGCTCCAGAACTCTTTCACATTTTAAATTACAGATAATACCGATAACTGACATTTATTTTATCTGTTCTTAgtctgtaaataattttatttagtCCCTTGACTTGTTTTATTTTAGGACCATGTTATGAAAATAATGGTCGTCCAATTGGAAATGATGCTGCCACTGATGTGCTTGAATGTGAAGAAGATGATGGTACCTATGAAGTAGACCAGTCCAGTGATACTCATCGCTGGTGTGTATTCCCAAATAATGGAACAGAAATCCGTGGTTCACGTGTACAAAGACCCAATGATATTGATTGTGATAGACTTACAGTTGGTATGTCTTATTAAGTGCCAAATAGAATACTACACAATCATTACATATGTATCCCATAGTATCCTGTCTAGCAAGGATTGCTGGTCGTGACTTTAGAGTTAACCATGATGATTATGATATTATTATTCGGAATAACATATGTCAATTTTGTCGCTGCAGTAATGGACAGTTTGACTTCTGCCGCACAGTTAGATGCCCATACATGGAAGATGACACTGGAACTCGCCCATGCATGTTTAATAGAACAACAAGAATTGCTCACAGACAGATCTTTGAAGATGGCTGCAATACCTGTAGGTGTTTGAACGGAACTTTGCAGTGTACAGATCGTGattgtgatgatgatgacgacgatGATGATGAACCAGATTGCAACAGGATGCCTCGTGACTCTGTGTGTGCCAGCAATCTACGCACATACCCCAGTAGATGTGCTGCAATAAGAAATGATTTTGAAGGGCCCGAGATTATCTCAGGGGCATGTACACGAGAGGTACAGTCATATATCTGTGAATTATATGTCTTGTGTTCACACATTATGCACTGTCTTTGCTTGTCTTTACTTTCTCCCTAACTGTTTTGTAGTTGCCTCAAGGATATAGGGCAAAGCCTTGCATTAAGTAAAGAGGACCAGGTCTTTACATCccaaaatgtcaaaaatcaatttgtataattatttgttttaCAATTTCTAACATCAGGTGACTTCTCTTAAAAGTAactagaattgtattattgttatATAACAGAGACATTTTCATCTTCTCTAGAGTGCATGTGGTCTTTTCCCTTGTGAGGATGGATATCGTTGTGTATCACTATCTGCTTCATGTTCAAGCAGAAGAGGCTGTGATGCAGGAGACTTCAGAAAGTGTGGTAAGATAGGCTTGTAGGTTAATGTATGAAGTTTCATTTAAATGCCAGTAAATTGGCTTAATTTTTCacaactgtttttttttaatggaaAGTGAGGCACACGTACACTTTGTATGAATGGTAAACTTGAGTCTCTGTGTTATGTTTCATAAGAAAACAGTCAATAACATATATATTATACCATAGAAATTAGCCTATGCCCCGGCATAGTGTAAAGGACTGTGAGTCACACATCACCACTCATAATGTCACAGTACAACTAGTGTCATCATCCACACTTGGTAAATGTGACTGGTGCCTTGAACTGCTGCCTGAGGGCAAGGATAACTGTTCTGCATGTtataaaaatgtcaaaagttaTTAAAAAGCCATGCAATGATACATTAAGTCGTGCATTAAAATACAGAGATTTCTGGTGCTTAGAAAGTTAGTTCAATGAGCAGTATATCCCAGCTGAGTGTTCAATGATTGGCCATGGCAGATATGTACCAATTATAATGATATTTAGTGCTAATAATGACATTTCCTTCATGAGATAATAGAACACCTTAAGTTGCACAGTTATCCTGGCCTGTTTTTAAAGTCCTATATGCTTTTCTGTGCCATTTTTTATTGCAAGATTGCAACTTACTCATCAAACAGGGTCAGAGGACAGTAAACAGCATCTATAAATTTACATATTTTGATGACATGTAACATGCTAAACTTCCAACTTTAAATGGTTAAGAGAATTAAGACTTCCAGTTGGTTTCATTTTGACCTAGCGTGGttgttagctatagctatatagctatatagttatcACTCATGATCAACAATTGAGAAGACATTTTAAAGTGCAACTACCCTGAAAGCCAGTGTTGTTAGTTCATCATTGTGATATGATTCAAAATGTGGAGCCCAACCATCAGCAACTATTACAAGTGCCGGTCATTTCTTAAACAGACACTGACATTTCGGCTTTGGTTTTGGTAAGCTGTATGGTTAGCTTTTCAACTAACATATATATTAACCACTACATGCTGAAGCATTGTGAACCCTAAAATCTTTctgtggtgctttaactatagtGAAGTTGTATTGTTTTCCATGGAGTTAAATGTTAATGACATATGTAAGCTGCAACAGTAGTATAGCCCACCACTTTATTGCACTTATAAACTCTTGTATGGACCGTGTTGTTATGGTTTTCTTGCATTATGCAGTTAATGTCTCTCAACTGAGATGCCCAGACATGCCTGATGCTTCAATGCAAGTATGTGGTGAAAATGGCCGCACCTATCCAAGTCTCTGTCATTTGGTACAACAAAGTAGAACTCAAGTGCAGTATCGTGGTCCTTGCAATCAGGCAAATTGCCCTGTTTCACCCGTAagtgcataataatattatatttataaTTTTGTATGTGGAAGTACCTACAATAATTAATTGCTGTGTATGTTACTCAGGTGTGTGGAACTGATGGTATTACCTACCGTAGTATCTGCGCTCTAAGGATCCAACCAGATGTACGTTTAGATTACAGAGGTAAAGCAATGTTTTTGTGTATGTTAATTATTGGTAATCAAAAAAGCAAGAAAAGTGGTCACGAAATTTATCACAGTTTTAGTACTTTACACTACTGTAATTGTTGAATTTCTATTTACTCTTAAATGAATGAAAATTTTACATAGAATGTAATTATATAGTTTTATGGTTGGTGTCACAACTGTAAAAATAAAAAGAATAATTTTGCAAAGCGGATAATGTGGCCAGCATAGATTATTATCCTATGATCATATCTATGATGCCAGTGTTTTACTACAGAAATATTCTTGCTACATACAAGAATATTTGTTGATCTTCAGTCTTCATGAACTCAACACAATCAACATGTGAGAATGCTCCAGCTGAAAATCCAATCTTTTGTAAAATCTGTCATACATAAGTAATACCATATAGCATGAAAATTTGAACAATAATAACATTTACCATCTTGCCATATAATACTACTAAAATAAGTCGAAAGGATATTACAGTTTATGGATGTTGTAGTTTTTACAATATGGTTGTGATATCAATATCATTTTTACAGGTGAGTGCATGATGCCTATGAACAGAACTGTTAGAGATCATTGTGAGAGAGTTCGTAACAGTAGACGATGTGCCATGCGTACTGGCTGTAATGACAGGGTTATGCCATCAGATGGATGCTGTCCCATATGTGGTAAGACATTTGGCGCATTGACTATGAAAAACATATTGCTAATGTGGTTGAAAAATTTGTTTATGCAtgtttaaaaataaaattaatgatgatggACAAAACAAGTAATGCAATAACTAAATAGGTTGCATTGCACCACAATGTAAAAAGTTTaagctatacacatgtacagaccaGCTGTTTGTGGCAGAAAATGCTTGTCAGCATGTCTTTTTGTTACCATGCAAATGCAAGAATTGAACTAAAAGGGAATTTTTTTTGTTGAGCATTAAAGGAAATGTGTTCTGGGGAAAGTAAGCTTCCAAGGTGTTTCATCATGTGGATGGTGAGGAATATCTCCAAAAAGTTTTCTCTGAGGAAAAGGTAGCTATACAGAGAAATAAAAGTTTGTGATAATTTTCAGGATCCTGCTACCAGGCTTAATGAATGTAACATACAATTGTATATAGCAACCATAATGCCACCATgatgcatacagtacagtaataaggatcatggaggttggCACAttctgacaaaaaaaaattcaccaGAAAATTCCATCAGAGTGCCTTGGCTGAGGTCAAAAGTTCCTTCAGTGCAACCCAAAATGTTTCCAGCAATTTGccatttctactgactgacttacaAATGTCtgcagacaagcataactcaataatgactaAGTCTAGGGGCTTGATTCTTTCCCTGTTAGTCGGCCCTGTGGGTGCCTTTGACATGtcacagtatgtacagtgcatgcttcatggacttaacttTTTCCTCCTCATTTTTTattttcatttttattttttgcataagatgttgatttgtggtagtacATTGTGGTTCTGTGTGGCTCTGCTGACTAACTACCATGTttatcatctgtattttctattgattgcagagatacttCTCATACTGTACTTCATTTAAAACACTGTGTAATGagttgaacagtgaagagtaATGGCCCCTTTACTtctcagtaattgatggttgggcaCGCATTCAGATGCAAAGTTAATTGTCCAGTGCCACGCATTCTTTTTTTGATGCAGTTCATCcgtcataattatattacaaaaacaattcaaAAATTCAGGGATCATGGAAGTAAAATAGAGtctatacctacagatataatccctaattcaattCAGTAATGGCTACAAACTAAaatttagggattaaatatctaCCAGATATAGACAACttaattcccttgtttcactatactttTTGTTGATTGCTATGATTGCTAATCAAACATCAAATTCTTGTAAAAAGTCAACTTGTACATTATTAATTATATATTTAAGTAACATGActtatacagtgtacagtaacAAGTAGATGctctaatattaattttaatgtgaAAATTCATGACTATATACTTATGATTTAAGCTACATATACATACTAATAATATAGTGTTGTTTACTGTAACACCATGATGCCTACAGGTGGTGGAGTTAGTGTGAAGGTTGATGATGAAGGGATAGAAGCGTACATTGAGGCCATTAGGGATTTAGCAACTAGCAGTGCTCTAAAACAGCGAATCACTGATTCACGTGTGGTTAGGGATAGCACTGGCATGTGCAATGTTATAGCACAGTTTGTTTCAACTGGTGAGGGTTTAAATAGCTAATTGCCATTGATATCCATTCAATTATGATTTAGGTGATCTTGAATTGTTGTATGAAGCCAGGCAGGCTGCAAATAGTGGTAACTGTGCAAGAGAAGCTAGGAGGGCTATTGCGGCAATCAATGAGATTGGAGACAATCAAGGCACTAGAACTCGTCGACAGACTTCAACAGGCGATGAAACAGATCTCATTTTCAATTTCATGACAGTTGCCACAGATCTTGATGATTCTACTAACACAAACACTGGAGGTGGCGGCGGTGGAGCTGCTTTCTTTACCATGTCATATGCCATCCTTTTTGCAGCCATGTTGCTAGGACTAGTTGTGTAGTAGCTGACTATTTATTGACATGTACCACTGACTTTCTTTAAGTGTTGTAACTGTGTTATATATTAGCTATATTACAGGCctatatttttattatttgcCAATGTAAGTTACATGCAGGTGGCAGGGCCAACTGCCTTATAACATTGTATCTTCTTTCGTTTGCTTAATCTAaattttatgtacatacatacaaaataaTGTACTTTTAAATTAATTGCACTCAGGCTACTGGCACTGGTTGCCAGTAGACCTTCAATACATGCACATATAATTTTTTTCATCTACTAATGttgctgtacatgtattataatatgtgaccggatttgcaataAGGGGTcatccacacacatccaattctatgaactttgGAAGACTGTTTAAGAAAGATGCAcgcctgaaattttcaccatccatTAATCTATGTTGGTGCACAATACTAATCAAATTTTAAGGCAATAACTTTTACCAAACTGAAATTATGAATTGTCAGAGTTGGTAAAATGGAAGTGTGTGGAAgacaccttttcacaaatccagtcacatataataatatACAGATGTTACTAACTGCTTCACACATGGTTTATGTGTTGTGATATCACTGTATTGTGAATAAAATTGCTTATGAGTGCAtgtgcaatatatatatatatatatatatatatgtactccCTTCATATAACATACTAGGTGGCTGTGATGACACTTGTACTAAAATTGCACACTTAATAGGTTTTCAATTATAATTGCAAGTTGGCTACTATATTATACAGTAGACCTCATTGTATATATATCTACAAGTGCaatgaaaaattagaaattaatttttacatctatcatgaaatttaaaaattatgaTGATAGTCATGCATTAATCTTCATCACCTCTAAACACTTGTCATGATCTTACCGCAATATGCCATATAGTAtcataatttttaaatttcatgatagatgtaaaattaatttctaatttttccatTGCACTTGTAGATATATATACAATGAGGTCTCCTGTATAATATAGTAGCCAACTTGCAATTATAATTGAAAACCTATTAAGTGTGCAATTTTAGACAAGTGTCATCACAGCCACCTAGTATGTTATATGAAGGGAGTACATACATTTTATcagcagctacaaaaaaatctttgATGTAGGTGAATCATGAAAAGCGTGATGCCGAACAGATTCAAACCTGTAATCCTCCCATGCATTGTGATAGACTAAGTTGTGAACCACCAAGCCACAATTCTGCAACCTACCCTTGTGTGCCTCTTCTACCTTATATGCAACTCAAGAACAAACTTGTATAAAGAACCTACACTCAATGAAAAAGAAATAACCAAAGCAGggccatagccagacttttatctgggtaggttcttttagaagaaaggTGGACCTTTATATGGCATGATGCAGATTACATTatggtgtgcaaagcacacccagtatgcgaagcatgctgtaactaggggcatgctccccccaagaaattttttgaaaatagatactaaaaggttgaataaAAACCACAACTTTTAGGTAAGCTCAAGACCAGCTATTTGGATGACATTTGGGAAAATATCTCTACTGGTActatactgtaattataccgtctgtacatgcatgtgtttaAATATAAAATGTTACAGTGagtaagaatgggaaagattgagcgctCTGTCatggggcagtggagcagaacaaagagtgtcttaaacaatgaaatttatacATTGCATGGCCGGGAGTTTACGAATGCTATtcatgggctctgcatgggGGAGGGGGCTTTTCCACCAAATTTTTATATTTTGATAAAAGCTCTAGTTTAGACGATCTCAAtatgtttttgtaaataaattaagtagtTATATACAGCTTTTTAAAAAAacgtaattgtgactgttctattagagtaactgttctattagagtggctgactgctctattagagtatctcgatcttggcactGAATAtgctactcggagcacttaatttagcttcttattaatGGTATTTAGTAAAGCTAATGGATTTTTGTGACTGAAAATTTAAACtcgtatactaaaattgtggacctccccttccctggctacgggcctgcaaAGCTGAAACCAACCCTCGATATTATTTATATACTAACTAAGATTTGCCTGTTAAGTATAATGATGTCTTTTAAAAGGAAAGAGTGTTTAAagcaagctagggttggaggGCACAAATGGACCAGCCCTAGCTTATCTTGAACTCTACCTTCATAGCTACATTATATCAACTGTACCCCTGAGTCTGGGCCCCCATTTTCTCTTGTATGTTGTCATACTTTCATGATGTTATCATCATTAATCGTATATACTTATTTTGACTGCTTATCCATTTGGCTtattgtatatataatctaatcaaaaacagccaagctgtaaaaaaaggtgcggcccctaaaaggccatggtgaaaaagatgtgaaatccaaggtggcggccaagaaatggctgtgatggtaggttaatggtaaaaatttaataacgacaattcatgtgaatttgtgttggtaggttaatggtaaaaattttaataacaacaattcatgtgaatttgtgtttcggcaccaaattcacctgaattgttgttattaaaatttttaccattaacctaccatcacagtcatttcttggctgccaccttggatttcacatcttttttcaccatggccttttaggggccgtacctttttttacagcttggctgtttttgattaagtatcacttctttttgtatttgtataccccaaactATGGCCGGCttgcttttttaacctatcctttttctttaccacaggaagaataaaaagacaaagcagatttttaatacttcaactgcttTTGATTTTATaagtaattttacaaattatacGTATATTTATtgcatgtctattattccctactggataacttgttcgaagctgatctc
The nucleotide sequence above comes from Dysidea avara chromosome 3, odDysAvar1.4, whole genome shotgun sequence. Encoded proteins:
- the LOC136249145 gene encoding uncharacterized protein — protein: MKFTSVILAVLFASCYSQDTGTRTRPTCPELQQMDRFSFLDCDGDRFEEEQCRSNLICYCVDEVTGDRTSNRTYTRREVESGEPCDAPDDDDDTRCPALEEAVERCGGLTCVRKPISNETCFQCVEGCQGGTVDICNCEDDERCVISGELARRECVEVMTIPEGGLCIPESDDDNDDDDSDDNDDSDDDDDDEEAYQNSVDTLRLMQEIIGEGCGERQVCRRTASDVIMYRCQNRTGPCYENNGRPIGNDAATDVLECEEDDGTYEVDQSSDTHRWCVFPNNGTEIRGSRVQRPNDIDCDRLTVVSCLARIAGRDFRVNHDDYDIIIRNNICQFCRCSNGQFDFCRTVRCPYMEDDTGTRPCMFNRTTRIAHRQIFEDGCNTCRCLNGTLQCTDRDCDDDDDDDDEPDCNRMPRDSVCASNLRTYPSRCAAIRNDFEGPEIISGACTRESACGLFPCEDGYRCVSLSASCSSRRGCDAGDFRKCVNVSQLRCPDMPDASMQVCGENGRTYPSLCHLVQQSRTQVQYRGPCNQANCPVSPVCGTDGITYRSICALRIQPDVRLDYRGECMMPMNRTVRDHCERVRNSRRCAMRTGCNDRVMPSDGCCPICGGGVSVKVDDEGIEAYIEAIRDLATSSALKQRITDSRVVRDSTGMCNVIAQFVSTGDLELLYEARQAANSGNCAREARRAIAAINEIGDNQGTRTRRQTSTGDETDLIFNFMTVATDLDDSTNTNTGGGGGGAAFFTMSYAILFAAMLLGLVV